In a single window of the Chondrocystis sp. NIES-4102 genome:
- a CDS encoding phosphoribosylamine--glycine ligase, whose product MKVLVVGNGGREHALAWTLLQSPNVEQVFCTPGNGGTATMANCRNLTLAVDDFKGIAQAVQDNQISLVVVGPEVPLSLGIVDYLQQLNIPVFGPTKEGAKIEASKSWAKEIMSLANVPTAKSQTFTDSSLAKDYILSVGAPIVVKADGLAAGKGVIVADTIEAAIAAVELMGDDFGKLVIEEFLSGSEVSVLAITDGLTIRPLIPAQDHKRIGVGDTGKNTGGMGAYAPVPLVTPELMDRIGQEILEPTLKALQSKNIDYRGVLYAGLMITPTGDPKVIEFNCRFGDPETQVVLPLLDMPLDEILLACVEQRLASLPDLKWKQASAVCVVAAAGGYPDSYQKGEEITGIQTATDKGAIVFHAGTKLEAQQVITDGGRVLGITALNENFDGAIALAYQALKSINFNNMYYRSDIGHRYRNL is encoded by the coding sequence ATGAAAGTATTAGTAGTTGGCAATGGAGGCAGAGAACACGCCCTGGCTTGGACATTATTACAATCACCTAATGTGGAACAGGTTTTTTGTACTCCTGGTAATGGTGGGACTGCAACAATGGCAAATTGTCGTAACCTTACTTTAGCGGTGGATGATTTTAAGGGTATTGCCCAGGCTGTACAAGATAATCAGATTTCTTTAGTAGTTGTCGGGCCAGAAGTTCCCCTATCGTTGGGTATTGTAGACTATTTACAACAGCTAAATATTCCTGTTTTCGGCCCAACTAAAGAAGGGGCAAAGATAGAAGCTAGTAAATCTTGGGCAAAAGAGATTATGAGTCTTGCCAATGTGCCGACGGCTAAATCTCAAACTTTTACAGATAGTAGTTTAGCAAAGGATTATATCCTGTCTGTTGGTGCGCCAATTGTAGTTAAAGCTGACGGGTTGGCTGCTGGTAAAGGAGTAATTGTAGCTGATACCATAGAGGCTGCGATCGCTGCTGTGGAATTGATGGGTGATGATTTTGGCAAATTGGTAATTGAAGAATTTTTATCAGGATCGGAAGTCTCGGTTTTAGCCATTACTGATGGTCTGACCATTCGCCCCCTAATTCCAGCCCAAGATCATAAACGTATTGGAGTTGGAGATACAGGCAAAAATACTGGTGGGATGGGTGCTTATGCCCCTGTACCTTTGGTTACTCCAGAATTAATGGATAGAATTGGGCAGGAAATTTTAGAACCTACCCTCAAAGCTTTGCAAAGCAAAAATATAGACTATCGTGGAGTACTATACGCAGGCTTAATGATTACTCCTACAGGTGATCCTAAAGTTATTGAATTCAATTGTCGTTTTGGTGATCCTGAGACACAAGTAGTTTTACCGCTACTAGATATGCCTTTAGATGAAATTCTACTTGCTTGTGTGGAACAAAGATTAGCATCATTGCCAGATCTAAAATGGAAACAGGCTAGTGCTGTCTGTGTGGTTGCTGCTGCTGGTGGTTATCCCGATAGTTATCAAAAGGGTGAAGAGATTACAGGTATTCAAACAGCTACAGATAAGGGCGCGATCGTCTTTCATGCGGGTACTAAATTGGAAGCACAACAGGTTATTACTGATGGTGGTCGAGTCTTGGGGATAACTGCCCTAAATGAGAATTTCGACGGCGCGATCGCCCTGGCTTATCAAGCATTAAAATCTATTAATTTCAACAATATGTATTATCGTAGTGATATTGGACATAGATATAGGAATTTATAA
- a CDS encoding two-component sensor histidine kinase yields MAAATLVVSLIMSSLTFWAVNTIQQESNINDTRFGSDLSILIASNAAPLIAEDDITGLANFSNRFYRSTSSIRYLIYADESGNIFFGIPYSQAEVQNSLTIKRRIRLPEDYAQNSDLPFVRQHQTPNGQVTDVFVPLQHNNQYLGVLAVGINPNPTIVASSNLTRDVTIAVFITIWAMVILGNVFNALMITQPIKELLVGVRNIAAKNFKQRINLPLRGELGELIASFNLMAEKLEKYQAQNIEEITSEKAKLETLVSTIADGAMLIDPDLQIILANPTARSIFGWGEDAIGDNILHRLPSELTVKLTKPLYQMIDGRVDPFIDVTNSQDQEKLSASDNDKHHFANRDEFRLTLGQPASRSIRVLLSRVIDGGNENIKGIAMTVQDITREVELNEAKSQFISNISHELRTPLFNIKSFIETLAEYGEDLTEDQRKEFLDTANHETDRLTRLVNDVLDLSRLESSRTYELTEVDLTQPIEQTLRSCQLNAKDKGISLKQDIQSPLPSVVGNYDLLLQVLTNLVGNSLKFTNSGGKVTVRAYPTKAESNTLKQSGVRIEVVDTGIGISAEDKEAIFERFFRVENRVHTLEGTGLGLSIVRNIVEKHNSRIYIDSEVGVGTTFWFDLPVYEAKVIKQAELESKE; encoded by the coding sequence ATGGCTGCTGCTACGTTAGTGGTTTCCTTGATTATGAGTAGTTTAACTTTTTGGGCAGTGAATACAATTCAGCAAGAATCTAATATCAATGACACTCGTTTTGGTAGTGATTTAAGTATTTTAATTGCTTCTAACGCTGCACCGTTAATTGCTGAAGATGACATTACAGGTTTAGCCAATTTTTCCAATCGATTTTATCGCAGTACTTCTAGCATTCGTTATTTAATTTATGCAGATGAGTCGGGTAACATCTTTTTTGGCATTCCCTATTCCCAAGCAGAAGTACAAAACTCCTTAACAATCAAAAGGCGAATTAGATTACCAGAAGACTATGCCCAAAATAGCGATTTACCTTTTGTCCGCCAACACCAAACCCCCAACGGGCAAGTAACAGATGTTTTTGTGCCTTTGCAACATAATAATCAGTATTTAGGAGTTTTAGCAGTAGGGATTAACCCTAACCCCACTATTGTCGCTTCTTCCAATTTAACTAGGGATGTCACAATTGCCGTATTTATAACCATTTGGGCGATGGTAATCTTAGGTAATGTATTCAATGCCTTAATGATTACCCAACCAATTAAGGAACTTTTAGTAGGGGTAAGAAACATTGCTGCTAAAAACTTCAAACAGCGAATCAATTTACCATTGAGGGGGGAGTTAGGAGAATTAATTGCTAGCTTTAATCTTATGGCAGAAAAGCTTGAAAAATATCAAGCCCAGAATATCGAAGAAATAACTTCCGAAAAAGCCAAATTAGAAACCCTAGTATCAACCATCGCCGATGGCGCAATGCTAATCGATCCAGATTTACAAATAATTTTAGCTAATCCAACTGCTAGAAGTATATTCGGGTGGGGAGAAGATGCGATCGGGGACAACATCTTACACCGTTTACCTTCAGAATTAACAGTAAAGTTAACCAAACCTCTTTATCAAATGATTGATGGTAGAGTTGATCCGTTCATAGATGTCACCAATAGTCAAGACCAAGAAAAACTATCGGCATCTGATAATGATAAACATCATTTTGCCAACCGAGACGAATTTCGACTTACCCTAGGACAACCCGCATCAAGAAGCATCCGAGTTTTATTAAGTCGTGTGATTGATGGAGGTAATGAGAATATCAAAGGTATTGCGATGACAGTTCAAGATATCACCAGAGAAGTAGAGCTAAATGAGGCAAAAAGCCAATTTATTAGTAATATCTCCCATGAATTGCGCACACCTTTATTTAATATCAAATCTTTTATCGAAACACTGGCAGAATATGGCGAAGATTTAACCGAAGATCAAAGAAAAGAATTTCTAGATACGGCTAACCACGAAACAGATCGTTTAACTCGTTTGGTTAATGATGTTTTAGACTTATCCCGTTTAGAATCTTCTCGTACTTATGAATTAACTGAGGTAGATTTAACCCAACCGATCGAACAAACCCTAAGAAGTTGTCAGTTAAATGCCAAAGATAAAGGAATTTCCTTAAAGCAAGATATCCAGTCACCATTACCCTCTGTAGTTGGTAACTATGATCTACTATTACAGGTATTAACTAATCTTGTAGGTAATAGTTTAAAATTCACCAATTCGGGAGGGAAAGTTACAGTAAGAGCCTACCCAACCAAAGCAGAGTCTAACACTCTTAAACAGTCTGGGGTGAGAATTGAGGTAGTTGATACAGGTATTGGTATTTCAGCCGAAGATAAAGAAGCTATTTTTGAACGTTTCTTTAGAGTCGAAAATAGAGTACATACCTTAGAAGGGACAGGGTTAGGATTATCTATTGTGAGAAATATTGTTGAAAAGCACAATAGTAGAATTTATATTGATAGTGAAGTGGGGGTTGGTACTACTTTTTGGTTTGATTTGCCTGTTTATGAAGCAAAGGTTATAAAGCAAGCAGAATTGGAGAGTAAAGAGTAA
- a CDS encoding methionyl-tRNA formyltransferase: MKVVFFGTPQFAVPTLNKLLEHPDVEVLGVVTQPDKRRGRGSQTIPSAVKKIALEHNLPIWQPEKIKKEREILDKLQSTQADAFVVVAYGQILSPEILAMPKLGCINVHGSLLPQYRGAAPIQWSIVNGDRITGITTMLMDKGMDTGDMLLKAQTEITLLDNAQDLAIKLADQGADLLLDTLFKLQQQAIIPIPQEHTQATYARLIDKVDFAINWSKSAVDIHNQVRGFYPNCVATLQGKQLKIIATIPLTESTIDDLPEEYSTLKAQYSTLATLTGKPGEIVHNLKNFGAIVQTGAGHLLLTQVQLAGKRPQSGWDFVNGMRLSVGTQIEGGQ; this comes from the coding sequence ATGAAAGTCGTTTTTTTTGGTACACCCCAATTTGCTGTTCCTACTTTAAATAAACTCTTAGAACATCCTGATGTTGAAGTTTTAGGAGTAGTAACTCAACCTGATAAACGTCGAGGTAGGGGTAGTCAGACTATACCTTCAGCAGTAAAAAAAATAGCATTAGAACATAATCTACCAATTTGGCAACCTGAGAAAATAAAAAAAGAGCGGGAAATATTAGATAAGCTACAAAGTACCCAAGCAGATGCGTTTGTTGTAGTCGCCTATGGACAGATATTATCTCCAGAAATCCTAGCCATGCCAAAATTAGGTTGTATAAATGTTCACGGGTCACTTTTACCCCAATATCGCGGTGCTGCACCCATTCAATGGAGTATTGTTAATGGCGATCGCATCACAGGGATTACAACTATGTTAATGGATAAGGGTATGGATACGGGTGATATGTTGCTCAAAGCCCAAACAGAGATAACATTACTAGATAATGCTCAAGATTTAGCTATTAAACTAGCAGATCAAGGGGCAGATTTATTGTTAGACACATTATTCAAACTGCAACAGCAAGCAATTATACCTATTCCCCAGGAGCATACCCAAGCCACCTATGCACGTCTAATTGATAAAGTCGATTTCGCGATCAATTGGTCAAAGAGTGCTGTAGATATACATAATCAGGTACGAGGTTTTTATCCTAATTGTGTGGCAACCTTACAAGGTAAACAGTTGAAGATTATTGCAACAATTCCCTTAACTGAATCAACTATAGATGATTTACCAGAAGAATATAGTACCCTCAAGGCGCAATATTCCACATTAGCCACGCTGACGGGTAAACCTGGCGAAATTGTCCATAATCTCAAAAATTTTGGGGCAATTGTACAAACAGGTGCAGGACATTTACTATTAACTCAGGTACAGCTTGCAGGTAAACGCCCTCAGTCTGGGTGGGATTTTGTTAATGGGATGCGCTTAAGTGTTGGAACTCAAATTGAGGGTGGGCAATGA
- a CDS encoding 3-isopropylmalate dehydratase small subunit, whose translation MSQITTISGKAIPVVGDDIDTDRIIPARFLRCVTFDGLGESAFADDRTQAKGEHPFDLPQYQGANILVVNNNFGCGSSREHAPQALSKWGITAIIGQSFAEIFFGNCVAIGVPCVIASPETVQQLQTLINQNPQANLTVNLEKMEITCNDLSLPVQMNEGSRQMFLKGTWDNCGQLISNTEAIKATAKELPYISWQSA comes from the coding sequence ATGAGTCAAATTACAACAATTTCAGGCAAAGCGATCCCTGTTGTCGGTGATGATATTGATACAGATCGTATTATTCCTGCCCGTTTTTTACGCTGTGTTACTTTTGATGGTTTGGGAGAAAGTGCCTTTGCCGATGATCGCACCCAAGCTAAAGGCGAACATCCCTTTGATTTACCTCAATATCAAGGTGCAAATATACTTGTGGTTAATAACAACTTTGGTTGTGGTTCATCGCGAGAACACGCCCCCCAAGCCTTATCTAAATGGGGAATAACAGCAATCATTGGTCAAAGTTTTGCTGAGATCTTTTTCGGAAATTGTGTGGCGATCGGTGTTCCTTGTGTAATCGCTTCTCCAGAAACAGTCCAACAATTACAGACACTTATTAATCAAAATCCTCAAGCTAATTTAACTGTCAATTTAGAAAAGATGGAGATTACTTGTAATGATCTTTCCTTACCAGTACAAATGAACGAAGGCTCAAGGCAAATGTTCCTTAAAGGTACTTGGGATAATTGTGGACAACTGATATCTAATACTGAAGCTATTAAAGCGACAGCTAAGGAGTTACCTTATATAAGTTGGCAAAGTGCTTAA
- a CDS encoding histidine kinase — protein sequence MTFGQSSFRRILLSRILLVSVPVLLLGVYVTYRKARSAFLETARQNLTESAVRKGESIKQSIEALQSSLASASDAVMPSSDVLESKLLIAQLQEVLPKNILCIQVSDLNFNKIITTTCKESIDLSNTTWRKKKQRILTSTSEINVKLLLPSTSLTLDNQEANENPLGRQLKLWLTAPIYDRNGNLRYALSVKSAILAQEIIEPGSLEGYPVVINQDGTILAHPFVQRVGRNIKQMPDAQRLSALLANAISDQPDFLHLFYLETDGIELLAGYSSIPSPVTNSLNPSEKEKWIILAVSPIDAALVPLKDIRRALVAMTLGLIAACSVATLYVSRELARPLERIRDYSLREEHLQSNRDEIRLPENFQIREFNQLSTALNEMVSRLRTWGDEIVSAWKAAQTANQLKSEFLATTSHELRTPLNGIINCIRIVQDGYCDSKEEEQEFLKQADDAAIHLLGIINDVLDISKIEAGKLSVNLEQVDLYKVIDEVVDLHLVAIQRKNLDLIIPDVQENLYVIADAAKLKQVLINLVSNAVKFTDYGSIKITITTKLNNKHLKIINYESNDGEYLLANENSDSDNYQLAHKHNEKLQDLDPKQQHWLEIDNYIASANPNRHNYQQEVVITVEDTGIGIDKDQQSKLFNPFVMVDGSTTRKFGGTGLGLAISRNLVELMQGTISLESAGEGKGTTIRICLPLA from the coding sequence ATGACATTTGGTCAATCCTCCTTTCGTCGTATACTACTTTCCCGTATTCTTTTGGTAAGTGTTCCAGTTTTGTTATTAGGGGTTTATGTAACTTATAGAAAAGCTAGATCGGCTTTCTTAGAAACCGCTAGGCAAAATTTAACCGAAAGTGCTGTTAGGAAAGGAGAAAGTATCAAACAATCAATTGAAGCGTTACAAAGTAGTTTAGCCAGTGCAAGTGATGCTGTAATGCCTTCATCTGATGTTTTAGAATCAAAATTATTGATTGCTCAATTACAGGAAGTATTACCAAAAAACATTTTATGTATTCAAGTTAGCGATCTTAATTTTAATAAAATCATTACTACTACTTGTAAAGAGTCTATTGATCTTAGTAACACTACTTGGCGTAAAAAGAAGCAACGTATCTTAACTTCAACTTCAGAAATTAATGTCAAATTATTATTGCCATCAACCTCTTTAACTTTAGACAATCAAGAAGCTAATGAAAACCCTTTAGGAAGACAACTTAAGCTTTGGTTAACCGCCCCGATTTACGATCGCAATGGTAATTTACGTTATGCTCTTAGTGTTAAATCCGCTATCTTGGCACAAGAAATTATTGAACCAGGCTCTTTAGAGGGTTATCCCGTCGTTATTAATCAAGACGGTACGATTTTGGCTCATCCGTTTGTGCAGCGTGTGGGACGTAATATTAAGCAAATGCCTGATGCACAAAGATTATCTGCTCTTTTGGCTAATGCTATCTCAGATCAACCTGATTTTTTGCATTTGTTTTATTTGGAAACAGACGGAATTGAATTATTAGCAGGATATAGTTCTATTCCCTCACCTGTAACTAATTCTCTTAATCCTTCTGAAAAAGAAAAATGGATTATCCTCGCTGTTAGCCCTATTGATGCTGCTTTAGTACCTCTTAAGGATATCCGTAGAGCCTTGGTAGCTATGACTTTAGGCTTGATTGCTGCTTGCTCTGTTGCTACTCTTTATGTTTCGCGTGAATTGGCTCGTCCTTTAGAACGAATTCGAGATTATTCTCTGAGAGAAGAACACCTACAATCTAATCGAGATGAGATACGTTTACCTGAAAACTTTCAAATTCGTGAATTTAATCAGCTTTCTACCGCTCTTAATGAAATGGTAAGCAGATTAAGAACTTGGGGAGACGAAATTGTTTCAGCCTGGAAAGCTGCACAAACTGCTAATCAACTCAAAAGCGAGTTTTTGGCAACTACTTCCCATGAATTGAGAACACCCCTCAATGGGATTATTAATTGTATTCGTATTGTGCAGGATGGGTATTGTGATAGTAAGGAGGAAGAGCAAGAATTTTTAAAACAGGCGGATGATGCAGCAATTCATCTTTTGGGAATTATTAATGATGTTTTGGATATTTCTAAAATAGAGGCAGGTAAGCTTTCAGTAAACTTAGAACAAGTTGATTTATATAAAGTTATTGATGAAGTAGTTGATTTGCATTTGGTTGCTATCCAACGTAAAAATTTAGATTTGATCATCCCTGATGTCCAGGAAAATCTTTATGTTATTGCTGATGCTGCAAAATTAAAACAAGTATTAATTAATTTGGTAAGTAATGCTGTTAAATTTACTGACTATGGAAGTATTAAAATTACTATCACTACTAAATTAAATAATAAGCACCTGAAAATAATAAATTATGAGTCGAATGATGGTGAATATCTATTAGCTAATGAAAATAGTGATTCAGATAATTATCAGCTTGCTCATAAACATAATGAAAAATTACAAGATTTAGATCCTAAGCAACAGCATTGGTTAGAAATTGATAATTATATTGCTTCTGCTAATCCTAATCGCCATAACTATCAACAAGAAGTTGTAATTACCGTTGAAGATACAGGCATTGGCATCGACAAGGATCAGCAAAGTAAGTTATTTAATCCTTTTGTGATGGTAGATGGTTCTACTACTAGAAAGTTTGGTGGTACTGGCTTGGGTTTGGCTATTTCTCGTAATCTTGTGGAGTTGATGCAGGGTACTATCTCTCTTGAAAGTGCGGGGGAAGGCAAAGGTACAACTATCCGAATTTGTTTGCCTTTGGCTTGA
- a CDS encoding bifunctional deaminase-reductase domain protein, giving the protein MNNRPQTTAILAMTADGKIADYMRSPARFGSINDKLHLETQVSLVDAVLFGADTLRAYQTTMSVSNPQLLQARATRLGISSTAQLQPVQIVVSASGNLDSQWRFFRQPIPRWLLTVPAVAPLWCDREEFERILTIQGTKNNPSLTDWVYTFEQLKQLGLNKLAILGGGELVASLLEQDLIDYFWLTICPVIFGGKTSPTPVGGMGLLQSQSQKLQLLEVKQLEQELFLHYQILKNN; this is encoded by the coding sequence ATGAATAATCGACCACAGACAACAGCTATTTTAGCAATGACTGCCGACGGTAAGATCGCTGATTATATGCGATCGCCTGCCCGTTTTGGTTCTATTAATGACAAGTTACATTTGGAAACACAGGTTTCTTTAGTAGATGCTGTACTTTTTGGTGCAGATACTTTACGTGCTTATCAAACAACCATGTCTGTATCTAATCCTCAATTATTACAAGCAAGAGCAACACGCCTGGGTATATCTTCCACTGCACAATTACAACCTGTTCAAATTGTTGTCTCGGCTTCTGGTAATTTAGATTCTCAGTGGCGTTTTTTTCGGCAACCAATCCCCCGTTGGTTATTAACTGTACCTGCTGTTGCTCCCTTATGGTGCGATAGAGAGGAATTTGAACGTATTTTAACAATTCAAGGGACAAAAAATAATCCCTCCCTTACTGATTGGGTATATACTTTTGAGCAATTAAAACAATTAGGTTTAAATAAACTTGCTATCCTAGGAGGTGGCGAGTTGGTAGCATCTCTTTTAGAGCAAGATTTGATTGATTATTTTTGGTTAACTATTTGTCCCGTGATTTTTGGTGGCAAAACTTCTCCAACTCCTGTCGGTGGGATGGGATTATTACAATCTCAAAGCCAAAAACTACAATTACTAGAAGTTAAACAGTTAGAACAGGAACTTTTTTTACATTATCAAATTCTCAAAAATAATTAG
- a CDS encoding O-antigen polymerase gives MKSAWSTVMLSKPQLHRWQQGSYFYRLVGSLSDWRQGSWLLQWSEAIGACLISLVFLLAPFVSTTMIGVLLVAVTAYWFLVTICAAIKVTITPIHIIVFVYWSIAAIATAFSPVKSAALSGFVTLTIYLGIFALASQILRYPRWCNWIITSFLLTALLVSAYGVRQEFFGVEQLATWNDPTSALADDTRVYSYLGNPNLLGGYLLAAIALSVAAVFVWRGWIQKILAVIMVIMNSACLYFTDSRGAWLAMAVLMSVMLLLFYFWWRDYLPRFWRIWLLPLVFGSLAGILLIAFITLEPLRLRLLSIFAGREDSSNNFRINVWEACFKIIKDYPLLGIGPGNNAFNKIYPLYMNSRYPALSAYSVYLEHIVEMGYLGFGCFLWLLTVTFNHGIRQIIQLRQTRNISGFYLIAAIAATASLAFHGFVDTVWYRPQINTIWWLLLAIIASFYDDFRHPTTLE, from the coding sequence ATGAAATCCGCTTGGTCGACTGTTATGCTTTCCAAGCCACAATTACATCGGTGGCAGCAAGGCAGCTATTTTTATCGTTTAGTTGGCTCTTTATCTGACTGGCGACAAGGAAGTTGGTTATTGCAATGGTCGGAGGCAATTGGAGCTTGTCTAATTAGTTTGGTTTTTTTACTCGCACCATTTGTTTCAACTACGATGATTGGGGTACTTTTGGTTGCTGTAACAGCTTACTGGTTTTTGGTTACTATCTGTGCAGCAATAAAGGTAACTATTACTCCTATTCATATTATAGTTTTTGTATACTGGTCTATAGCAGCGATCGCCACAGCTTTTTCACCAGTAAAATCAGCAGCCCTCAGTGGTTTTGTAACTTTAACTATTTACCTCGGAATTTTTGCTTTAGCGTCGCAGATACTGCGTTATCCGAGGTGGTGTAACTGGATAATTACCAGTTTTTTATTAACCGCACTCTTAGTTAGTGCTTATGGGGTAAGACAAGAGTTTTTTGGTGTTGAGCAGTTAGCGACTTGGAATGATCCTACTTCGGCTTTGGCAGATGATACAAGGGTTTATAGTTATTTAGGTAATCCCAACCTACTAGGAGGATATCTACTCGCTGCGATCGCCTTGAGTGTTGCTGCGGTTTTTGTTTGGCGTGGCTGGATACAGAAGATTTTAGCAGTAATTATGGTAATTATGAATTCTGCTTGTCTATATTTTACTGATAGTCGTGGTGCTTGGTTGGCAATGGCAGTATTAATGAGTGTAATGTTGCTGCTGTTTTATTTTTGGTGGCGAGACTATTTACCCCGTTTTTGGCGTATTTGGCTATTACCTTTAGTATTTGGGAGTTTAGCAGGAATTTTGCTCATTGCCTTTATTACTTTAGAGCCGTTGCGTTTAAGGTTACTGAGTATTTTTGCAGGTAGAGAGGATAGTAGTAATAATTTCCGCATCAACGTTTGGGAAGCCTGTTTTAAAATTATTAAGGATTATCCGTTACTTGGCATCGGCCCTGGGAATAATGCTTTTAATAAAATTTATCCCCTCTATATGAATTCACGTTATCCTGCTTTGAGTGCCTATTCAGTTTATTTAGAACATATAGTAGAAATGGGGTATCTTGGTTTTGGTTGCTTTTTATGGTTATTAACAGTTACTTTTAATCATGGCATCAGACAAATTATCCAGTTACGTCAAACAAGAAATATCTCTGGATTTTATCTAATTGCTGCGATCGCTGCTACCGCTAGTTTGGCTTTTCATGGATTTGTAGATACTGTTTGGTATCGTCCCCAAATTAATACTATCTGGTGGTTATTGTTAGCTATTATTGCTAGTTTTTATGACGATTTTAGGCATCCTACTACTTTAGAGTAA
- a CDS encoding GAF sensor signal transduction histidine kinase — protein sequence MEALDIGLSVTSMTKPKNQLFCRLDNLTPLDREQIRLTTLNKLGLLVSESVPVFEEATQKASIFSGAPICILGLVVKDELWFKSAVGLSTIGLMNQLAAQRKISLTESFSTYVVDSQQPLNIDNTLTTTVFAQSVLTQHYGIRAYLGVPLLTESGLCIGTLEIMDWSERKFNERDIDYLALLARWCLGEFERHHVLKNKHYLTSNNSNQPDWQKPSNLSYNPNLNLGSIGELAASNGLGLLDPANEFNGANNLVATTNPIKIKLLSQLTQELKTPLTSVIGMASVLHQEVYGPLTVKQREYLEIIHNSGQNLITLVDEIVNLGVLNDHSGDNRITPVDVEMLCQQVINSLTDSAKQHQQLLRLSIEPGNRIWSLDKEKVRQGLYYLIMSILEISQAGGEVKIHVSKRNKALNIAVGVSHPWLGESLVETNFASQIVTKALSLNQNGDRYYQIQAGMSDITLNSHQVLTTASLMMVMNEEEIQRKNNNKIPRDILGLLFCCHLTELHEGQVIVQGSAHSSYRYVLQYPKAKLEEE from the coding sequence GTGGAAGCATTAGATATAGGGTTATCAGTCACCAGCATGACTAAACCAAAAAACCAACTTTTTTGCCGTTTGGATAATCTCACTCCTTTAGATAGAGAACAGATTAGATTGACAACTTTAAATAAATTGGGATTGTTAGTTTCTGAGTCTGTTCCTGTTTTTGAAGAGGCAACTCAAAAAGCTTCAATATTTTCTGGTGCGCCAATATGTATTCTAGGTTTAGTTGTAAAAGATGAACTTTGGTTTAAATCAGCAGTAGGGCTTTCTACTATTGGTTTAATGAATCAACTGGCTGCCCAGAGAAAAATATCACTTACCGAATCTTTTAGTACTTATGTTGTCGATAGTCAACAACCATTAAATATAGATAATACTTTAACTACCACTGTTTTTGCCCAGAGTGTTTTAACTCAACATTACGGAATTAGAGCTTATTTAGGAGTTCCTCTACTGACAGAAAGTGGTTTGTGTATTGGTACGCTGGAAATCATGGATTGGTCAGAGAGAAAGTTTAATGAGCGGGATATAGATTATTTAGCTTTGCTAGCTCGTTGGTGTTTGGGGGAGTTTGAACGCCATCACGTACTTAAAAATAAACATTATCTTACCAGCAATAATTCAAATCAACCTGATTGGCAAAAACCTAGTAATTTGAGTTATAATCCCAATTTGAATCTGGGATCAATAGGTGAACTAGCTGCCAGTAATGGATTAGGCTTATTAGATCCAGCTAATGAATTTAACGGTGCAAATAATTTAGTTGCAACTACTAACCCGATAAAAATTAAATTACTATCACAATTAACTCAAGAATTAAAAACTCCTCTAACCTCCGTTATAGGTATGGCGAGTGTTTTACATCAAGAAGTTTACGGCCCTCTAACCGTTAAGCAAAGAGAATATCTTGAAATTATTCATAATAGTGGTCAAAATTTAATTACTCTGGTTGATGAAATTGTTAACCTTGGTGTTTTAAATGATCACAGTGGTGATAATAGGATTACACCTGTAGATGTTGAAATGCTATGTCAGCAGGTAATTAATAGTTTAACTGATAGTGCCAAGCAACATCAGCAGTTATTGCGCCTTTCTATTGAGCCTGGAAACCGCATATGGTCTCTAGATAAGGAAAAAGTTCGTCAAGGACTTTATTATTTAATAATGAGTATCTTAGAGATATCTCAAGCTGGGGGAGAAGTTAAGATTCACGTATCTAAACGCAATAAAGCATTAAATATTGCTGTGGGAGTTTCTCACCCTTGGTTGGGAGAAAGTTTAGTTGAAACTAATTTTGCTTCCCAAATAGTTACTAAAGCTTTAAGTTTGAACCAAAATGGCGATCGCTACTACCAAATTCAAGCGGGCATGAGTGATATTACGTTAAATAGCCATCAAGTTTTGACTACTGCATCTTTAATGATGGTTATGAATGAAGAGGAGATTCAAAGAAAAAATAATAATAAGATTCCTCGTGATATTTTAGGGTTGCTATTTTGCTGTCACCTAACCGAATTACATGAAGGTCAAGTAATAGTGCAAGGGTCTGCTCATTCTAGTTATCGTTATGTACTTCAATACCCTAAAGCAAAACTAGAGGAGGAATAA